agttaatgcccacctttgcattGAACTTACCTGTATctaataggttataggtactaactaattaacaattaacaagaTCGCAttgaaattttatgaaatattcctTTATACTTCTTGATAATTGTGATATTGTGGCATTGTgctattctattttaaaaaaatgtctgtgttgttgtattaatttaaaaagctGAACTCGAACAGATACCATTTTGTACTCAAAATTAACTcgtatgatatacctaatattatcaatattcgaacctaaaaattaattttacgcCAGTCGTCAGATGAAACAGCCATTTCGAAACAAATgtgaactttatttttattcattatacaaCGATGATAGTGTCATAGTAATAGCTGGTAGGTTGAGTACTAAGAGCCGAGAAGTAATCATAGGTAGAcctttataacatttaatgtttGATGTACTTATGTACATAACACGAACAATAGATGTTCACTTGAAGTCGATGTAAAAATAAGTTTGCAATTTGCcgcaataataaaatcattacgcagcaaacataataatattttcttttattatctaAGTGCTGACCcatgatattttaatgattatttttatgaccTACGTGACCCGcagtaaacatatttaaaaaatgaatatatctCCGAGAACGTATAtcggtaagtataatatacgtaccgcGTAAATTTTTTCTTCCATTGGCACGGAACCAGCGACTTCTTTTATACCCGTTTGTCCTTCGTCGAGGATTTTCACATCCATATCGCTCTCTGTAATGAAAATCtcgttatatagtatatttaatcgtTTTGaattacgaatatttttttttattattatattttttcaaaaatccacAATTTCATACCCAAAGGTTTGCCATGGAGGGCCGACGAAGGCATTCCAGTGTGAATGCTAACATATTCTTCTCCTGGTTTCGGTTCAGTGATGACTCGAACGAATTGCTTCCTATCGTTCGGCAAAGCACATGCAACGGCTAAAAGACCGAGGAGTGAAAACAACAAATGATTTCTATGCATTGTGTATGTTATGTTTGTGCAGCAGTTCtgtagaacaaaaaaaaagtaaaaacataattagttTTGTCCATTTTTTTCGGCTTTATACTCATATATAGAGGCAATCACAAGaatgctattaaaaaataattttgctgttgtatttagtgaacattttattaatggaTAATCgataatcattaaaatagtGTAAGTATACTGTAGgcaggtaggtataaataatatataataatatgcccaGTCAaggctatatagtatatacattatacctctcctacataatataatatcctttaTATACATCTAcgatctaaatattatataatatcatacagcTTAAAGAAGCATTAGTTTTTCCAATCGATTGCAGGCCCTATTTTTTGTCAGTACTAGATAGAAATACTAGATATACTGTTGAGAACGTGCACCGTGAGCCAACTACTATACCTATGAGTTATAAAAACTAGAAAATGTCCTTAACCCTTTTCTACCCGCAACAAAATAGAAGACAACCCGCAATACTCTATTACCTAGCATTACTAAGtgaaataagatatatttatctaatagcaagtacctactctatattatgatatcgttaTAGCAACTAGCaagtttatatacattttaatatctacaataaattacttaaattttttttaacaatttcattATCCGTATATTCTTGTAAATATAATGatgcattcatttttattttaatgatgcaACAATCCGAATTGTTCTATTTTGAATTGTaccaatgaaaatataataatttatttgttttcattatattttatttattttgttcaaaataataaatacgtttgTAGTTACCAATAAACATAACTTTCATAAATGTCAACgattagttattttatcaaaaattatattttcatattcaaaGTAAGTATCTAGGTACTAAAAATAGGttcattaaactttaaaattatgtattttttactttgataaaaaaaaaatttaccctCCAAAATTagtatttctttattaataataatgaatagtgATATGAAActtcataaacatattaaaataggtagttatattattttattaaatgttagttTAATAACGTAaactgacaataataataataatttcaattaatacaaaattccttttGAGTTGTAGTTtcgtatacaaaattaaatgcatttaaatcaattaaaacttAAAGATGTCACGCGTACAAATAAACTCaaaacatatttgtatttagtacataattttaaaacttataacatatagtcaaaattatttgacaatctgttatgtaatttatattttaacgattttatttCGTAAACGTTTAGTTTGAGCATTTGCAGAATTTTTCCAATCTTCATTATATGTTCATAGTTTTCCAACGTAGTCTTAACTGTCCATATTgcaacttttttcattttttcgtgTTTCACGTTACACGTGATGCCACATAAATAACACGACAACTCTTTAAACCCGCCACTGATAAGTGTAAACAACAAATCTGACCAAATCaagtttaaatcattatttatctgATTTTCGACCTGAATGATCCAAGCTCCCGCGCCTCTATTCGGTTCTTCTTCCCACATAGGTTGTATTccctttttgaaaaaataataacttgccCCTAGCGGCAAACCAGAGGGCAGTTTTGTTAAATTGTAAGCCTCGAGAAATTGCGTAGCCGTCGACACTTCGAATAACTTCTGGAAGTTCATTCTCCAATCCTCGTCCTCTGGGCACTTATCTTTGTACCAAAATGTCCAATTATTAGATAATGCGACTACTGCACAACATGTCatctttgttatttatattagtgtAGTTAGTGTAGTTGGTTGTAGTgttggtattaatattaaagttttaaaaaatgtttaaaatataaaagaaccCTAACGttacaattttaataggtacacaaaatatttaattttctgcgtacaattttatttatttaacatatgattatatgtttatatttatgttgacAAAACAAATagcaatttgtatattttatttgtggctaattaataaataataaaacataggtaatatacgtAATCATTCAGGTAATCGATcgaaaacatacatattatatgtagataggtacctatgcgtgcgtatgtaaataaaatattcaatacggTTTACTTATAGCGTTGACCTTAGTCAGGACTCAggaatacttaataattataacataaatatctaacaactataacatataatttatatccggataaaaaaatgatttttttttcattttttgtgttacccatttaatatatttttttaaattaattcaattatgcAATACACAGTCCTTAATTTTCtacgagtaaaatattaaataaatactctaCAGAATTTTTTCGATACTATCATTACAACTAAacacctattttaaatttaaaaattaaatttgcaattaattacacatagtattaagtatttattattttaaacattatgaatacgaacaaatgaaaaatcacattagtaataaataataactaataattagatacaaatttgtataaatatgattttttttaatgcatccgcaatttttaaaaagttgaaatttattaacattcaaaTGTTTTATAGCCAGACACGAGATACATGGTAAATTTACcatttacctacatattttttacatgaaaACTATGCGCACGTATAATAGCACGCATTTCCACAGTATTAAAGCAGCTGAAATCTAGCTTTATCCATAAGAGCAAAATAAGTAtgatgtacgatgtacctaattactaatagacataatataaaatatattaaaaacttataacaaTTGACAACTATACTAGTCGGTTgtcatgataaaaaaataaataaatattatagacctTGATTCACAACTCTCATTGTCACTTATTTAcaaatgttatcatattattaattatcaaatatcaatttattatgaattcataatttaaaaatatttcggtaggtacaaacatattttattttatacagtttgaCTGTGTAgtgtgcattaaaaaaaaaaattgtggaaatGGGTAAATCTTGGTAAATTCCcaaataacaataggtatatagtttaacTTCAgggatttctttttaaatcatgTATCTTATAACACTCGCACACAGcgttagttaggtacctacctacttgaattattttaatatccaatGGTCATATTACAAATGTTATAAGCATATACCtactgattataaataattataatagcatataagatttattttatgatttgaaaGTTATTCTATTGTACGAAGTTTTTTCAGCTATTATATTGGTTAGTACTGCGTGCTCTATAATAATGAACGCGAATAAAAATCGGTGAGATTATTCTAATGTAACCCAACGACCAATGtagacaataaattattatttcacgaCATCttctattgaattatttaagaatatttctggggttgttttttaaattaaaaaaaaaacgccggAAGCATTTCTCGTTATATTCGGGTacccatataattataataatagacacaATCAAATCTTCtgacttataatatgtaagtagtgaaagtttctaataaaaaaaaaacatattttctcaTTCTCatagttattgtatattttgttatcaaaagTCTACCGCATGTCACTCA
This portion of the Acyrthosiphon pisum isolate AL4f chromosome A1, pea_aphid_22Mar2018_4r6ur, whole genome shotgun sequence genome encodes:
- the LOC103310875 gene encoding eukaryotic translation initiation factor 4E-like, which codes for MTCCAVVALSNNWTFWYKDKCPEDEDWRMNFQKLFEVSTATQFLEAYNLTKLPSGLPLGASYYFFKKGIQPMWEEEPNRGAGAWIIQVENQINNDLNLIWSDLLFTLISGGFKELSCYLCGITCNVKHEKMKKVAIWTVKTTLENYEHIMKIGKILQMLKLNVYEIKSLKYKLHNRLSNNFDYML